One Gossypium raimondii isolate GPD5lz chromosome 3, ASM2569854v1, whole genome shotgun sequence genomic window carries:
- the LOC105795074 gene encoding calmodulin-binding transcription activator 2 isoform X4, which yields MADQASYSLAPRLDIDHILLEAQHRWLRPAEICEILRNYQKFHISSEPPTGPPSGSLFLFDRKVLRYFRKDGHNWRKKKDGKTVKEAHEKLKVGSIDVLHCYYAHGEENENFQRRSYWMLEQDLTHIVFVHYLEVKGRTIGGISHVSNSQTSSPSTSSYPDSHTKAPSGNADSASPTSTLTSLCEDADSDSHQASSRFCTLPQQGNASVMDKIDSGFLNHFSPHQYPGWSSIPGVNEVSHLHGDRPRDIDYGTCMTEARKTPDLPSWEQDLGQYLPVCAAASSHTSATSTQPDTMSISLQQQNMMKGKLLTVKSASAEFGNPLSTESNWQIPSADNALELPKWLMDSSSNFELPYDTRFFEQKTHDFQLPNALEEITSHDVLKDDDSDSVTKTYPENDIYLDGNVNYAFSLKKSLLNGEENLKKVDSFSRWITKELGEVDDLQMQSSSGLAWSTVECGNVSDDASLSPSLSQDQLFSIVDFSPKWAYIDLETEVLIIGTFLKSQEEVAKYNWSCMFGEVEVPAEVIADGILSCYAPPHNVGQVPFYVTCSNRVACSEVREFDYRAGVTKDINVFDIYGLTSREMLLRLKTLLSLKSFSPCNHHCQGVVEKRELIAKIISMKEEEECHQFVDPSSDQDLSEYEEKERLLQRLMKEKLYSWLLHKIVEDGKGPNIVDEKGQGVLHLAAALGYDWAINPTVSAGVSINFRDVNGWTALHWAAFCGRERTVAILVSVGAAPGALTDPSPEFPLGRTPADLASANGHKGISGFLAESSLTSYLSSLTMDDQKEAVQTVSDRIATSVNYSDAQDILSLKDSITAVCNATQAADRIHQMFRMQSFQRKQLRESSDGVSGEHVISLLTTKTRRPFQSDGVAHAAATQIQKKFRGWKKRKEFLLIRKRIVKIQAHVRGHQVRKQYKTFVWSVGILEKVILRWRRKGSGLRGFRRDAIIKPDPQCTLPEEDEYDFLKEGRKQTEERFQKALTRVKSMAQNPEGRGQYRRLLTLVQGIQENKACNMVLNSTEEVAVADEDFLDVDSLLDDDTFMSIAFE from the exons ATGGCGGATCAAGCCTCGTATAGTTTGGCTCCCAGATTAG ATATTGACCATATATTACTGGAAGCCCAGCATAGATGGTTGCGACCTGCTGAGATCTGTGAAATTCTTCGTAATTATCAAAAGTTTCATATTTCATCAGAGCCTCCTACCGGACCCCCAA GTggttcactttttctttttgatcgGAAGGTTTTAAGATACTTTAGGAAGGATGGGCATAATTGGAGGAAGAAGAAGGATGGAAAGACTGTGAAGGAAGCTCATGAGAAGCTGAAG GTTGGAAGCATTGATGTGTTGCACTGCTACTACGCCCAtggagaagagaatgaaaactttcaaaggCGCAGCTATTGGATGCTTGAACA GGATTTGACGCATATAGTTTTTGTGCACTACTTGGAAGTCAAG GGTAGGACAATTGGAGGCATAAGTCATGTATCAAATTCACAAACAAGCAGTCCTTCAACTTCTAGCTACCCTGATAGTCATACGAAAGCACCTTCTGGAAATGCGGATTCGGCAAGCCCTACCAGCACTTTAACATCCTTATGTGAAGATGCTGATTCTg ATAGTCACCAAGCAAGTTCTAGATTCTGTACATTGCCCCAACAAGGAAATGCTTCTGTGATGGACAAGATAGATTCTGGTTTCTTGAACCATTTTTCTCCGCATCAGTATCCAG GTTGGTCGTCAATTCCTGGAGTAAATGAAGTTTCACATCTTCATGGAGATAGACCTAGGGATATTGATTATGGAACTTGCATGACTGAAGCTCGAAAAACACCTGATTTGCCATCTTGGGAACAAGACTTGGGGCAATATTTGCCTGTATGTGCTGCTGCATCTTCTCATACTTCAGCGACTTCCACTCAACCTGATACTATGAGTATCAGCCTGCAACAACAAAACATGATGAAAGGAAAGTTATTAACTGTCAAGAGTGCTAGCGCAGAGTTTGGGAATCCTCTGTCAACAGAATCAAATTGGCAG ATTCCTTCAGCTGACAATGCATTGGAGTTGCCCAAATGGTTGATGGATTCATCATCAAATTTCGAATTGCCATATGATACTAGGTTTTTTGAGCAAAAGACTCATGATTTTCAGTTACCGAATGCTCTTGAGGAAATTACTAGTCATGATGTTCTAAAAGATGATGATTCTGATTCTGTCACGAAAACATATCCTGAGAATGATATATATTTGGACGGAAACGTCAACTATGCTTTCTCTCTGAAAAAATCATTACTTAATGGAGAAGAAAACTTGAAGAAAGTTGACAGTTTTTCACGATGGATTACTAAAGAACTTGGAGAAGTAGATGATCTGCAGATGCAGTCCTCATCTGGTCTTGCCTGGAGCACTGTTGAGTGTGGAAATGTATCGGATGATGCCTCTTTGAGCCCCTCTCTCTCCCAAGACCAACTTTTCAGCATAGTTGATTTTTCACCAAAGTGGGCTTACATAGACCTAGAAACTGAG GTGTTGATAATTGGAACATTTTTGAAGAGTCAAGAGGAAGTAGCAAAATATAACTGGTCATGCATGTTTGGTGAAGTGGAGGTTCCGGCTGAGGTTATTGCTGATGGCATTCTTTCCTGTTATGCTCCACCTCACAATGTTGGGCAAGTCCCATTTTATGTCACATGTTCCAACAGGGTAGCTTGTAGTGAAGTCCGAGAATTTGACTATCGAGCTGGGGTCACTAAAGACATAAAtgtttttgatatatatggTCTTACTTCAAGAGAAATGCTGCTGCGACTTAAAACACTACTTTCTCTGAAATCTTTCAGTCCTTGTAATCATCATTGTCAAGGTGTTGTGGAGAAACGAGAATTAATTGCTAAAATTATATCAATGAAAGAGGAAGAGGAATGTCACCAGTTTGTAGACCCCTCATCTGACCAGGATTTGTCTGAATATGAAGAAAAGGAGCGCCTACTTCAGAGATTGATGAAAGAGAAGCTATACTCATGGCTTCTTCACAAAATAGTGGAAGATGGTAAAGGGCCGAATATAGTAGATGAGAAGGGGCAAGGTGTGCTACACTTAGCAGCTGCACTTGGTTATGATTGGGCAATAAATCCTACTGTTTCTGCTGGAGTGAGCATAAACTTTCGTGATGTGAATGGATGGACTGCACTTCACTGGGCTGCTTTTTGTGGCAG AGAGCGAACCGTTGCAATTCTAGTCTCTGTGGGAGCAGCTCCTGGAGCTCTTACAGACCCATCTCCAGAATTTCCTTTGGGCAGAACTCCTGCTGACTTGGCTTCTGCTAATGGACACAAAGGAATCTCTGGTTTCCTTGCAGAATCTTCCTTGACCAGTTACCTTTCTTCACTCACGATGGATGATCAGAAGGAAGCTGTACAAACAGTTTCTGATCGAATAGCAACTTCTGTCAATTATAGTGATGCGCAAGACATACTGTCACTGAAGGACTCAATTACTGCTGTATGTAATGCTACACAAGCTGCTGATCGAATACATCAAATGTTCAGGATGCAATCCTTCCAGCGGAAACAGTTGAGAGAGTCCAGTGATGGTGTGTCTGGCGAACATGTTATTTCACTTCTAACTACTAAGACACGCAGGCCATTTCAAAGTGACGGGGTAGCCCATGCTGCTGCAACACAAATCCAGAAAAAATTTCGTGgttggaagaaaagaaaagaattcttATTGATCCGGAAAAGAATTGTAAAAATTCAG GCCCATGTCAGAGGACACCAGGTGCGGAAACAGTATAAAACTTTTGTCTGGTCGGTGGGAATTCTGGAGAAAGTTATTTTACGGTGGAGACGTAAAGGGAGTGGTTTGCGAGGATTTCGTCGGGATGCAATTATCAAACCTGACCCACAGTGCACACTTCCAGAAGAGGACGAATATGATTTTCTCAAGGAGGGAAGAAAACAAACTGAAGAAAGGTTTCAGAAGGCACTTACTAGGGTAAAGTCCATGGCTCAGAATCCTGAAGGACGAGGTCAATATCGTAGATTGCTGACATTGGTTCAAGGGATTCAAGAAAATAAG GCTTGCAACATGGTTTTAAACAGTACAGAAGAAGTGGCTGTTGCTGATGAAGACTTTCTCGACGTCGACTCTCTTTTGGATGATGACACTTTCATGTCTATTGCATTTGAATAA
- the LOC105795074 gene encoding calmodulin-binding transcription activator 2 isoform X3, whose translation MADQASYSLAPRLDIDHILLEAQHRWLRPAEICEILRNYQKFHISSEPPTGPPSGSLFLFDRKVLRYFRKDGHNWRKKKDGKTVKEAHEKLKVGSIDVLHCYYAHGEENENFQRRSYWMLEQDLTHIVFVHYLEVKGRTIGGISHVSNSQTSSPSTSSYPDSHTKAPSGNADSASPTSTLTSLCEDADSEDSHQASSRFCTLPQQGNASVMDKIDSGFLNHFSPHQYPGWSSIPGVNEVSHLHGDRPRDIDYGTCMTEARKTPDLPSWEQDLGQYLPVCAAASSHTSATSTQPDTMSISLQQQNMMKGKLLTVKSASAEFGNPLSTESNWQIPSADNALELPKWLMDSSSNFELPYDTRFFEQKTHDFQLPNALEEITSHDVLKDDDSDSVTKTYPENDIYLDGNVNYAFSLKKSLLNGEENLKKVDSFSRWITKELGEVDDLQMQSSSGLAWSTVECGNVSDDASLSPSLSQDQLFSIVDFSPKWAYIDLETEVLIIGTFLKSQEEVAKYNWSCMFGEVEVPAEVIADGILSCYAPPHNVGQVPFYVTCSNRVACSEVREFDYRAGVTKDINVFDIYGLTSREMLLRLKTLLSLKSFSPCNHHCQGVVEKRELIAKIISMKEEEECHQFVDPSSDQDLSEYEEKERLLQRLMKEKLYSWLLHKIVEDGKGPNIVDEKGQGVLHLAAALGYDWAINPTVSAGVSINFRDVNGWTALHWAAFCGRERTVAILVSVGAAPGALTDPSPEFPLGRTPADLASANGHKGISGFLAESSLTSYLSSLTMDDQKEAVQTVSDRIATSVNYSDAQDILSLKDSITAVCNATQAADRIHQMFRMQSFQRKQLRESSDGVSGEHVISLLTTKTRRPFQSDGVAHAAATQIQKKFRGWKKRKEFLLIRKRIVKIQAHVRGHQVRKQYKTFVWSVGILEKVILRWRRKGSGLRGFRRDAIIKPDPQCTLPEEDEYDFLKEGRKQTEERFQKALTRVKSMAQNPEGRGQYRRLLTLVQGIQENKACNMVLNSTEEVAVADEDFLDVDSLLDDDTFMSIAFE comes from the exons ATGGCGGATCAAGCCTCGTATAGTTTGGCTCCCAGATTAG ATATTGACCATATATTACTGGAAGCCCAGCATAGATGGTTGCGACCTGCTGAGATCTGTGAAATTCTTCGTAATTATCAAAAGTTTCATATTTCATCAGAGCCTCCTACCGGACCCCCAA GTggttcactttttctttttgatcgGAAGGTTTTAAGATACTTTAGGAAGGATGGGCATAATTGGAGGAAGAAGAAGGATGGAAAGACTGTGAAGGAAGCTCATGAGAAGCTGAAG GTTGGAAGCATTGATGTGTTGCACTGCTACTACGCCCAtggagaagagaatgaaaactttcaaaggCGCAGCTATTGGATGCTTGAACA GGATTTGACGCATATAGTTTTTGTGCACTACTTGGAAGTCAAG GGTAGGACAATTGGAGGCATAAGTCATGTATCAAATTCACAAACAAGCAGTCCTTCAACTTCTAGCTACCCTGATAGTCATACGAAAGCACCTTCTGGAAATGCGGATTCGGCAAGCCCTACCAGCACTTTAACATCCTTATGTGAAGATGCTGATTCTg AAGATAGTCACCAAGCAAGTTCTAGATTCTGTACATTGCCCCAACAAGGAAATGCTTCTGTGATGGACAAGATAGATTCTGGTTTCTTGAACCATTTTTCTCCGCATCAGTATCCAG GTTGGTCGTCAATTCCTGGAGTAAATGAAGTTTCACATCTTCATGGAGATAGACCTAGGGATATTGATTATGGAACTTGCATGACTGAAGCTCGAAAAACACCTGATTTGCCATCTTGGGAACAAGACTTGGGGCAATATTTGCCTGTATGTGCTGCTGCATCTTCTCATACTTCAGCGACTTCCACTCAACCTGATACTATGAGTATCAGCCTGCAACAACAAAACATGATGAAAGGAAAGTTATTAACTGTCAAGAGTGCTAGCGCAGAGTTTGGGAATCCTCTGTCAACAGAATCAAATTGGCAG ATTCCTTCAGCTGACAATGCATTGGAGTTGCCCAAATGGTTGATGGATTCATCATCAAATTTCGAATTGCCATATGATACTAGGTTTTTTGAGCAAAAGACTCATGATTTTCAGTTACCGAATGCTCTTGAGGAAATTACTAGTCATGATGTTCTAAAAGATGATGATTCTGATTCTGTCACGAAAACATATCCTGAGAATGATATATATTTGGACGGAAACGTCAACTATGCTTTCTCTCTGAAAAAATCATTACTTAATGGAGAAGAAAACTTGAAGAAAGTTGACAGTTTTTCACGATGGATTACTAAAGAACTTGGAGAAGTAGATGATCTGCAGATGCAGTCCTCATCTGGTCTTGCCTGGAGCACTGTTGAGTGTGGAAATGTATCGGATGATGCCTCTTTGAGCCCCTCTCTCTCCCAAGACCAACTTTTCAGCATAGTTGATTTTTCACCAAAGTGGGCTTACATAGACCTAGAAACTGAG GTGTTGATAATTGGAACATTTTTGAAGAGTCAAGAGGAAGTAGCAAAATATAACTGGTCATGCATGTTTGGTGAAGTGGAGGTTCCGGCTGAGGTTATTGCTGATGGCATTCTTTCCTGTTATGCTCCACCTCACAATGTTGGGCAAGTCCCATTTTATGTCACATGTTCCAACAGGGTAGCTTGTAGTGAAGTCCGAGAATTTGACTATCGAGCTGGGGTCACTAAAGACATAAAtgtttttgatatatatggTCTTACTTCAAGAGAAATGCTGCTGCGACTTAAAACACTACTTTCTCTGAAATCTTTCAGTCCTTGTAATCATCATTGTCAAGGTGTTGTGGAGAAACGAGAATTAATTGCTAAAATTATATCAATGAAAGAGGAAGAGGAATGTCACCAGTTTGTAGACCCCTCATCTGACCAGGATTTGTCTGAATATGAAGAAAAGGAGCGCCTACTTCAGAGATTGATGAAAGAGAAGCTATACTCATGGCTTCTTCACAAAATAGTGGAAGATGGTAAAGGGCCGAATATAGTAGATGAGAAGGGGCAAGGTGTGCTACACTTAGCAGCTGCACTTGGTTATGATTGGGCAATAAATCCTACTGTTTCTGCTGGAGTGAGCATAAACTTTCGTGATGTGAATGGATGGACTGCACTTCACTGGGCTGCTTTTTGTGGCAG AGAGCGAACCGTTGCAATTCTAGTCTCTGTGGGAGCAGCTCCTGGAGCTCTTACAGACCCATCTCCAGAATTTCCTTTGGGCAGAACTCCTGCTGACTTGGCTTCTGCTAATGGACACAAAGGAATCTCTGGTTTCCTTGCAGAATCTTCCTTGACCAGTTACCTTTCTTCACTCACGATGGATGATCAGAAGGAAGCTGTACAAACAGTTTCTGATCGAATAGCAACTTCTGTCAATTATAGTGATGCGCAAGACATACTGTCACTGAAGGACTCAATTACTGCTGTATGTAATGCTACACAAGCTGCTGATCGAATACATCAAATGTTCAGGATGCAATCCTTCCAGCGGAAACAGTTGAGAGAGTCCAGTGATGGTGTGTCTGGCGAACATGTTATTTCACTTCTAACTACTAAGACACGCAGGCCATTTCAAAGTGACGGGGTAGCCCATGCTGCTGCAACACAAATCCAGAAAAAATTTCGTGgttggaagaaaagaaaagaattcttATTGATCCGGAAAAGAATTGTAAAAATTCAG GCCCATGTCAGAGGACACCAGGTGCGGAAACAGTATAAAACTTTTGTCTGGTCGGTGGGAATTCTGGAGAAAGTTATTTTACGGTGGAGACGTAAAGGGAGTGGTTTGCGAGGATTTCGTCGGGATGCAATTATCAAACCTGACCCACAGTGCACACTTCCAGAAGAGGACGAATATGATTTTCTCAAGGAGGGAAGAAAACAAACTGAAGAAAGGTTTCAGAAGGCACTTACTAGGGTAAAGTCCATGGCTCAGAATCCTGAAGGACGAGGTCAATATCGTAGATTGCTGACATTGGTTCAAGGGATTCAAGAAAATAAG GCTTGCAACATGGTTTTAAACAGTACAGAAGAAGTGGCTGTTGCTGATGAAGACTTTCTCGACGTCGACTCTCTTTTGGATGATGACACTTTCATGTCTATTGCATTTGAATAA
- the LOC105795074 gene encoding calmodulin-binding transcription activator 2 isoform X1, giving the protein MADQASYSLAPRLDIDHILLEAQHRWLRPAEICEILRNYQKFHISSEPPTGPPSGSLFLFDRKVLRYFRKDGHNWRKKKDGKTVKEAHEKLKVGSIDVLHCYYAHGEENENFQRRSYWMLEQDLTHIVFVHYLEVKGRTIGGISHVSNSQTSSPSTSSYPDSHTKAPSGNADSASPTSTLTSLCEDADSEDSHQASSRFCTLPQQGNASVMDKIDSGFLNHFSPHQYPDHKGWSSIPGVNEVSHLHGDRPRDIDYGTCMTEARKTPDLPSWEQDLGQYLPVCAAASSHTSATSTQPDTMSISLQQQNMMKGKLLTVKSASAEFGNPLSTESNWQIPSADNALELPKWLMDSSSNFELPYDTRFFEQKTHDFQLPNALEEITSHDVLKDDDSDSVTKTYPENDIYLDGNVNYAFSLKKSLLNGEENLKKVDSFSRWITKELGEVDDLQMQSSSGLAWSTVECGNVSDDASLSPSLSQDQLFSIVDFSPKWAYIDLETEVLIIGTFLKSQEEVAKYNWSCMFGEVEVPAEVIADGILSCYAPPHNVGQVPFYVTCSNRVACSEVREFDYRAGVTKDINVFDIYGLTSREMLLRLKTLLSLKSFSPCNHHCQGVVEKRELIAKIISMKEEEECHQFVDPSSDQDLSEYEEKERLLQRLMKEKLYSWLLHKIVEDGKGPNIVDEKGQGVLHLAAALGYDWAINPTVSAGVSINFRDVNGWTALHWAAFCGRERTVAILVSVGAAPGALTDPSPEFPLGRTPADLASANGHKGISGFLAESSLTSYLSSLTMDDQKEAVQTVSDRIATSVNYSDAQDILSLKDSITAVCNATQAADRIHQMFRMQSFQRKQLRESSDGVSGEHVISLLTTKTRRPFQSDGVAHAAATQIQKKFRGWKKRKEFLLIRKRIVKIQAHVRGHQVRKQYKTFVWSVGILEKVILRWRRKGSGLRGFRRDAIIKPDPQCTLPEEDEYDFLKEGRKQTEERFQKALTRVKSMAQNPEGRGQYRRLLTLVQGIQENKACNMVLNSTEEVAVADEDFLDVDSLLDDDTFMSIAFE; this is encoded by the exons ATGGCGGATCAAGCCTCGTATAGTTTGGCTCCCAGATTAG ATATTGACCATATATTACTGGAAGCCCAGCATAGATGGTTGCGACCTGCTGAGATCTGTGAAATTCTTCGTAATTATCAAAAGTTTCATATTTCATCAGAGCCTCCTACCGGACCCCCAA GTggttcactttttctttttgatcgGAAGGTTTTAAGATACTTTAGGAAGGATGGGCATAATTGGAGGAAGAAGAAGGATGGAAAGACTGTGAAGGAAGCTCATGAGAAGCTGAAG GTTGGAAGCATTGATGTGTTGCACTGCTACTACGCCCAtggagaagagaatgaaaactttcaaaggCGCAGCTATTGGATGCTTGAACA GGATTTGACGCATATAGTTTTTGTGCACTACTTGGAAGTCAAG GGTAGGACAATTGGAGGCATAAGTCATGTATCAAATTCACAAACAAGCAGTCCTTCAACTTCTAGCTACCCTGATAGTCATACGAAAGCACCTTCTGGAAATGCGGATTCGGCAAGCCCTACCAGCACTTTAACATCCTTATGTGAAGATGCTGATTCTg AAGATAGTCACCAAGCAAGTTCTAGATTCTGTACATTGCCCCAACAAGGAAATGCTTCTGTGATGGACAAGATAGATTCTGGTTTCTTGAACCATTTTTCTCCGCATCAGTATCCAG ATCATAAAGGTTGGTCGTCAATTCCTGGAGTAAATGAAGTTTCACATCTTCATGGAGATAGACCTAGGGATATTGATTATGGAACTTGCATGACTGAAGCTCGAAAAACACCTGATTTGCCATCTTGGGAACAAGACTTGGGGCAATATTTGCCTGTATGTGCTGCTGCATCTTCTCATACTTCAGCGACTTCCACTCAACCTGATACTATGAGTATCAGCCTGCAACAACAAAACATGATGAAAGGAAAGTTATTAACTGTCAAGAGTGCTAGCGCAGAGTTTGGGAATCCTCTGTCAACAGAATCAAATTGGCAG ATTCCTTCAGCTGACAATGCATTGGAGTTGCCCAAATGGTTGATGGATTCATCATCAAATTTCGAATTGCCATATGATACTAGGTTTTTTGAGCAAAAGACTCATGATTTTCAGTTACCGAATGCTCTTGAGGAAATTACTAGTCATGATGTTCTAAAAGATGATGATTCTGATTCTGTCACGAAAACATATCCTGAGAATGATATATATTTGGACGGAAACGTCAACTATGCTTTCTCTCTGAAAAAATCATTACTTAATGGAGAAGAAAACTTGAAGAAAGTTGACAGTTTTTCACGATGGATTACTAAAGAACTTGGAGAAGTAGATGATCTGCAGATGCAGTCCTCATCTGGTCTTGCCTGGAGCACTGTTGAGTGTGGAAATGTATCGGATGATGCCTCTTTGAGCCCCTCTCTCTCCCAAGACCAACTTTTCAGCATAGTTGATTTTTCACCAAAGTGGGCTTACATAGACCTAGAAACTGAG GTGTTGATAATTGGAACATTTTTGAAGAGTCAAGAGGAAGTAGCAAAATATAACTGGTCATGCATGTTTGGTGAAGTGGAGGTTCCGGCTGAGGTTATTGCTGATGGCATTCTTTCCTGTTATGCTCCACCTCACAATGTTGGGCAAGTCCCATTTTATGTCACATGTTCCAACAGGGTAGCTTGTAGTGAAGTCCGAGAATTTGACTATCGAGCTGGGGTCACTAAAGACATAAAtgtttttgatatatatggTCTTACTTCAAGAGAAATGCTGCTGCGACTTAAAACACTACTTTCTCTGAAATCTTTCAGTCCTTGTAATCATCATTGTCAAGGTGTTGTGGAGAAACGAGAATTAATTGCTAAAATTATATCAATGAAAGAGGAAGAGGAATGTCACCAGTTTGTAGACCCCTCATCTGACCAGGATTTGTCTGAATATGAAGAAAAGGAGCGCCTACTTCAGAGATTGATGAAAGAGAAGCTATACTCATGGCTTCTTCACAAAATAGTGGAAGATGGTAAAGGGCCGAATATAGTAGATGAGAAGGGGCAAGGTGTGCTACACTTAGCAGCTGCACTTGGTTATGATTGGGCAATAAATCCTACTGTTTCTGCTGGAGTGAGCATAAACTTTCGTGATGTGAATGGATGGACTGCACTTCACTGGGCTGCTTTTTGTGGCAG AGAGCGAACCGTTGCAATTCTAGTCTCTGTGGGAGCAGCTCCTGGAGCTCTTACAGACCCATCTCCAGAATTTCCTTTGGGCAGAACTCCTGCTGACTTGGCTTCTGCTAATGGACACAAAGGAATCTCTGGTTTCCTTGCAGAATCTTCCTTGACCAGTTACCTTTCTTCACTCACGATGGATGATCAGAAGGAAGCTGTACAAACAGTTTCTGATCGAATAGCAACTTCTGTCAATTATAGTGATGCGCAAGACATACTGTCACTGAAGGACTCAATTACTGCTGTATGTAATGCTACACAAGCTGCTGATCGAATACATCAAATGTTCAGGATGCAATCCTTCCAGCGGAAACAGTTGAGAGAGTCCAGTGATGGTGTGTCTGGCGAACATGTTATTTCACTTCTAACTACTAAGACACGCAGGCCATTTCAAAGTGACGGGGTAGCCCATGCTGCTGCAACACAAATCCAGAAAAAATTTCGTGgttggaagaaaagaaaagaattcttATTGATCCGGAAAAGAATTGTAAAAATTCAG GCCCATGTCAGAGGACACCAGGTGCGGAAACAGTATAAAACTTTTGTCTGGTCGGTGGGAATTCTGGAGAAAGTTATTTTACGGTGGAGACGTAAAGGGAGTGGTTTGCGAGGATTTCGTCGGGATGCAATTATCAAACCTGACCCACAGTGCACACTTCCAGAAGAGGACGAATATGATTTTCTCAAGGAGGGAAGAAAACAAACTGAAGAAAGGTTTCAGAAGGCACTTACTAGGGTAAAGTCCATGGCTCAGAATCCTGAAGGACGAGGTCAATATCGTAGATTGCTGACATTGGTTCAAGGGATTCAAGAAAATAAG GCTTGCAACATGGTTTTAAACAGTACAGAAGAAGTGGCTGTTGCTGATGAAGACTTTCTCGACGTCGACTCTCTTTTGGATGATGACACTTTCATGTCTATTGCATTTGAATAA